The genomic region CGGTTTCCAATAGATCATTAAAAGATTCGTCTAAAGTACTCAACGGAATCGTTAGAAAAAGTCCTTTATCTGACTGTTCCATGACTTCCTGCAACAGCCCAATGTGAGCGATCTTCTCTTCTAATCTCACCGTTCTATCACCGGTCTGCTTATTTACCCACTCGCGCTGCTGAATCCTCACCCGGGCATATACAAAGCTACCCGGCACCAGCATGTGCCGGAGCTTCAAATAATCTTCAGAAAACACGCGGAATTCGTGACTGTCGTTATAGTCTTCCATCGTAAACTTACCCCAGGGCTTGCCCGTCTTCGTCGTCAAATGCTCCACCGAAGTTATGATACACGCCACCTTCAACTCCTTACCCACATTCCGCTCCGGAAATTTAAAGTAACCCAAATGCGCGTTGCGAAAGAACTCCATCTCCACCTTAAAGTCGTCCAACGGATGTCCCGTAATAAAGATCCCAACGACTTCCTTTTCCTTGCGCAAGGCCTCTATTTTATCCCAGGGTTCTGCCTGCGGCACGATGGGTTCCGGAATTTCCATATCATCTGTCCCACCAAACAAGCTCGCCTGTGCGCTGGCCGCCTGTTGCTGAACGGCATTTCCGAACTTCATGGCCCGCTCCAAGAACGATCGCCCATCGTTGTCCTCGTGAAAGAACAAGGCTCTATGATGATGCTCAAAATTGTCGAAAGCCCCCGCTAACGCCAGTCCTTCCAAGGTCTTCTTATTCACCGTTCTCAGATCGACTCGCTTACACAAGTCAAAAATGCTCGCATATGCTCCGTTCTCTTCGCGTTCGGCAACAAGGGCTTCAACAGCTCCTCCACCGACTCCTTTAATTGCACCTAAGCCAAAACGGATGGCACCGTCCGGATTCACCGTGAAGTAGTAGTCCGACTCATTGATGTCCGGACCCAATACCGGAATCTGCATACGCTTACACTCTTCCATGAAGAAGGTGACATCGGTAATGTTATTGAGGTTATTCGACAGTACCGCGGCCATGAATTCGGCCGGATAATTGGCTTTGAGGTACGCGGTCTGATAGGCCACATAGGCGTAGCACGTGCTGTGCGATTTGTTGAAGGCGTAGGCCGCGAATGCCTCCCAGTCTTTCCAAACCTTCTCGGCAATTTCGGTATCGTGCCCGCGCTCTGCACAACCGTCCAAGAACTTGGGCTTCAGTTTGGCCAGCAAGGCAAAGATCTTCTTACCCATGGCTTTCCGAAGTACATCGGCCTCACCCTTGGTGAATCCGGCCAACTTCTGACTCAACAACATCACTTGCTCCTGGTAAACCGTAATTCCATACGTCTCTTCCAGGTACTCCTTCATATCCTCGAAATCATAGGTGATCTCCTCTCTACCGTGCTTTCGCTCAATGAAATTCGGGATGTATTCAAGGGGTCCGGGGCGGTATAGCGCGTTCATGGCAATGAGGTCGCTGAACTGCGTTGGAACCAATTCTTTCATGTACTTCTGCATCCCGCGACTCTCGTACTGGAAAATCCCTACCGTTTCGCCCCCCTGGAAAAGCTCGTAGGTCTTTTCGTCGGTCAACGGAATCTCATCCGGATCGATCTCGATCCCGTGCCGTTGTTTCACCAATTCAATGGCATCCTTGATCAGTGTCAAGGTCTTTAGCCCCAAGAAGTCCATTTTGAGCAGTCCGGCATTCTCTACTACAGAGTTATCGAACTGGGTGACCAAAAGATCGGCGTCCTTGGCCGTTGTCATGGGAACATGCCCTGTCAACGGCGAGGGGGTGATAATCACGCCGCAGGCGTGAATCCCTGTATTTCGGACCGAGCCTTCCAGTATGCGCGCCTGATTCAACGTTTCGGACATTAAGTCGCTTCCTTCGGAGATCTTGATCAACTCCTCCGCCATGCCGATTTGCTCGCTCCGAAGCTTGTCCTTGCGCTCCTTTTCGCTCCAGCTGAACAACTTTTTCAACTTGGTGTCCGGCACCAACTTGGCCAATCGATCAGCGTCGGGCAGCGGAAGGTCCAATACCCGAGCGGCATCGCGAATGGCCGATTTTGCCGCCATGGTGCCGTAGGTGATGATCTGGGCCACTTGGTGATAACCGTACTTATCGACCACCCATTCAATGATCTTATCGCGACCGCGGTCGTCGAAATCGATATCGATATCAGGTAGCGATACCCGGTCCGGATTCAAGAAACGCTCAAAAAGCAGGTCGTACTTGATGGGGTCCACGTTCGTGATACCAATGCAGTAAGCCACGGCCGACCCCGCCGCAGAACCCCGGCCCGGCCCAACGGAAACGCCCATCTTACGGGCCTGACTCGTAAAGTCTTGAACGATCAAAAAGTATCCGGGATATCCGGTGTTCTCAATGGTAGCCAACTCAAAATCGAGTCGCTCCGTGATCTCTTCATTCAATTTCTCACCCCAACGCTCTTTGGCTCCCTGATAGGTCAAATGCCGTAAATAGGCGTTTTCTCCTCGGTTTCCGCCATCCTGTTCATCGGCCTCATCCCTAAACTCCTCAGGAATATCGAATTTTGGAAGCAGCACTTCCTGCGCCAGCGCAAAGTTCTCGACCTTATTGAGAATGTCGTTGGTGTTTTCGATCGCGGCCGGAATCGCAGCGAAGAGTTCTTTCATCTCTTCCTGCGACCTAAAATAGAACTCCTGATTAGGGAGGCCATATCTGAATCCCCGCCCCTTCCCTATCGGATCGCTCTGCTTGGCACCATCGCGCACACAAAGCAAAATATCTTGTGCGTTGGCGTCTTTCTTTTCTCCGTAGAATACATCGTTACCGGCCACCATCTTTATCCCGTAGGACTCTGCCCATTGCGCGAAAACGTCGTTCACGCGATTCTCTTCTTCGAGTCCGTGCCGACAAATCTCCAGGTAGAAGTCATCGCCGAATTGCTCGTGCCACCACTTCAACTCTTCCTCCGCCTGTTTTTCACCGACGTTCAGCAACAACGAAGGTATAAGCCCGTATTGACTGCCCGTAAGCACCATCAATCCTTCCTTGTACTTCTCGACCAATCCACGATCGATCCTCGGAACGTAGTAGAATCCATCGATATGAGCATGCGAACTCAGCTTGGCCAAATTCAAATACCCTTTCCGGTTCTTGGCCAAGAAAACAATGGCCGCACCGTTGTCCTTGTACTCTTTGTTCGTGTGGTCCTGACAGACATTCAGCTCGCAAC from Flavobacteriales bacterium harbors:
- the dnaE gene encoding DNA polymerase III subunit alpha translates to MYLVFDTETTGLPQDFNAPISNSDNWPRLVQLAWQLHDDSGYLIHAKNEIVYPDGFDIPFNAEKVHGISTAKARADGRPLSEVLDAFYIDVEKADHGVGHNIEFDYNIVGAELWRLGRTADAEEFMKLPPIDTKNDRTTEYCAIPGGKGGKFKWPTLSELHNKLFGKPFDEAHNAAADVEATARSFFRLGELGVIPLEKALAADIMEHLAVEAKKILKTVDKRDTPEADGGIEELTTDEAHGIEAAFSHLHVHTSFSILQSTIKTQELVEMAGAHGMPGVAMTDNGNLMGAFHFTAQVAAYNKGVAEHNENVAAGEAEGERKELKGVVGCELNVCQDHTNKEYKDNGAAIVFLAKNRKGYLNLAKLSSHAHIDGFYYVPRIDRGLVEKYKEGLMVLTGSQYGLIPSLLLNVGEKQAEEELKWWHEQFGDDFYLEICRHGLEEENRVNDVFAQWAESYGIKMVAGNDVFYGEKKDANAQDILLCVRDGAKQSDPIGKGRGFRYGLPNQEFYFRSQEEMKELFAAIPAAIENTNDILNKVENFALAQEVLLPKFDIPEEFRDEADEQDGGNRGENAYLRHLTYQGAKERWGEKLNEEITERLDFELATIENTGYPGYFLIVQDFTSQARKMGVSVGPGRGSAAGSAVAYCIGITNVDPIKYDLLFERFLNPDRVSLPDIDIDFDDRGRDKIIEWVVDKYGYHQVAQIITYGTMAAKSAIRDAARVLDLPLPDADRLAKLVPDTKLKKLFSWSEKERKDKLRSEQIGMAEELIKISEGSDLMSETLNQARILEGSVRNTGIHACGVIITPSPLTGHVPMTTAKDADLLVTQFDNSVVENAGLLKMDFLGLKTLTLIKDAIELVKQRHGIEIDPDEIPLTDEKTYELFQGGETVGIFQYESRGMQKYMKELVPTQFSDLIAMNALYRPGPLEYIPNFIERKHGREEITYDFEDMKEYLEETYGITVYQEQVMLLSQKLAGFTKGEADVLRKAMGKKIFALLAKLKPKFLDGCAERGHDTEIAEKVWKDWEAFAAYAFNKSHSTCYAYVAYQTAYLKANYPAEFMAAVLSNNLNNITDVTFFMEECKRMQIPVLGPDINESDYYFTVNPDGAIRFGLGAIKGVGGGAVEALVAEREENGAYASIFDLCKRVDLRTVNKKTLEGLALAGAFDNFEHHHRALFFHEDNDGRSFLERAMKFGNAVQQQAASAQASLFGGTDDMEIPEPIVPQAEPWDKIEALRKEKEVVGIFITGHPLDDFKVEMEFFRNAHLGYFKFPERNVGKELKVACIITSVEHLTTKTGKPWGKFTMEDYNDSHEFRVFSEDYLKLRHMLVPGSFVYARVRIQQREWVNKQTGDRTVRLEEKIAHIGLLQEVMEQSDKGLFLTIPLSTLDESFNDLLETVLKKHHGKQYVKMRIVDPDEELSVEMPARKFRVDVNKELLSELEEIKGLEFTLK